In the Haloferula helveola genome, one interval contains:
- a CDS encoding cadherin-like domain-containing protein — translation MNSRNSLNTVRTLAGFAACLVAASTASAIVGEPETVVYGRILNRINPNTEQLVTEGELLWTIQRPDGSSIPLLGEVAEIGGGLYSYTLRVPHQAVMLGEWQAEQTVPLGTSSNTGYHTGITLDGNPAGILPPATSGFELDQLLRASAIRIDLEINSEGLDSDGDGLPDWWEDEHGFDKQDPSDALADSNANGLNNLAEYLAGTDPNQDPTEPLLLTSEVIAYADSGSLIPLEVADSDSAPGQLTFTLYSLPDGGDLMLRNADVFPSTPDQPLEAGDTFTLADVRSGRVRFDHTPGETTGSFEVGVRDEDPTHEESRGEVSVRLFDSSPGDLAMTSSEKVRFEAHGLARDLGHLITDFGATSGPHQISAPAAGLSDADYATHVSNYGPERPHIFLGGPSADSFSGGPANDFFLGGQGADSMNGGPGADSFLFIALSPDPDEISDFDPAEGDLIDVAAVLDGASNLLTDYLRIRRDGADALLEVSAAGTGTGFTDLVVRLQASSLQPTDLAGLYYSGNLETGGIGLPPRLSVVAGDAASENGPTDGSFVITREGDLDSDLTAILQLTGNATNGTDYQFVPGTLVLPAGAASVELVIRPYVDSSVEFNEVVHLSILSSTDYLLDTASSAQITIEDLKPQLSLEVLEPLASVEDGTPGAILMRRAGLTSPEVFVQFTLTGSAVNGVDYNYVTPYVTLSPGQTTKFIQFTPKPTVDFGAAEGKTIRMSLKPDVAYAMPVPMASVRIVPRRLTYAAWLAENGLTDGPVEGMPLVSRYAFALDPLLANDPAALARMPKPELSDDHLTISFRRKPGISDYRYEVEYTNDFVTWNTGPDFVEDITAQAAPDDAGAAVYRAKRPISDAERAMMRVRLVPGSPTN, via the coding sequence ATGAACTCACGGAATTCCCTCAACACCGTCCGAACCCTCGCCGGGTTTGCGGCGTGTCTCGTGGCCGCTTCGACCGCATCCGCGATCGTCGGCGAACCTGAGACCGTTGTCTACGGGCGGATCCTGAACCGGATCAATCCGAATACCGAACAGTTGGTCACCGAAGGTGAATTGCTGTGGACGATCCAGCGCCCTGACGGGTCCTCGATTCCTCTCTTGGGTGAGGTCGCCGAGATCGGCGGAGGTCTCTACTCCTACACGCTCCGCGTTCCACACCAGGCGGTGATGCTCGGTGAGTGGCAGGCCGAGCAAACCGTGCCGCTGGGCACTTCATCCAACACCGGCTACCACACCGGCATCACGCTCGACGGAAATCCGGCGGGAATCCTTCCGCCCGCGACTTCGGGATTCGAACTCGACCAGCTGCTGCGCGCATCGGCGATCCGGATTGACCTCGAGATCAATTCCGAGGGTCTCGACAGCGATGGCGACGGCCTGCCCGACTGGTGGGAGGATGAGCACGGCTTCGACAAGCAGGACCCATCGGACGCCTTGGCCGACTCGAATGCCAACGGACTCAACAACCTGGCGGAGTATCTTGCCGGCACCGATCCGAATCAGGATCCGACCGAGCCGCTGCTGCTCACCAGCGAGGTGATTGCCTACGCGGACTCCGGTTCCCTCATTCCACTTGAGGTGGCGGACAGCGACAGTGCGCCCGGGCAGCTGACCTTCACGCTCTACTCTCTGCCGGACGGCGGCGACCTGATGCTGCGCAATGCCGATGTCTTTCCGTCGACCCCGGATCAGCCTCTTGAAGCGGGTGATACGTTCACGCTTGCCGATGTGCGGAGTGGCCGCGTGCGATTCGACCACACTCCCGGGGAAACCACCGGCAGCTTCGAGGTCGGCGTGCGGGATGAGGATCCCACGCACGAAGAGTCGAGGGGCGAAGTGAGCGTGCGGCTCTTTGATTCGTCACCCGGAGACCTCGCAATGACCTCGTCGGAGAAGGTTCGCTTCGAGGCCCACGGGCTTGCCCGAGACCTTGGCCACCTGATCACGGATTTCGGCGCAACCTCCGGCCCTCACCAGATTTCCGCGCCGGCCGCCGGGCTATCGGATGCCGACTACGCGACTCACGTTTCGAACTACGGCCCGGAACGCCCGCACATCTTCCTCGGTGGTCCGTCGGCAGATTCGTTCTCGGGCGGTCCTGCCAACGACTTCTTCCTCGGCGGCCAAGGCGCCGACTCGATGAACGGCGGACCGGGTGCCGATTCCTTTCTCTTCATCGCCCTGTCGCCGGATCCCGACGAGATCTCCGACTTCGATCCCGCCGAGGGCGACCTGATCGACGTCGCCGCCGTGCTCGATGGCGCCTCCAACCTCCTGACGGACTACCTTCGGATCCGCCGGGACGGAGCCGACGCACTGCTTGAGGTCAGCGCGGCCGGGACCGGCACCGGTTTCACCGACCTCGTGGTCCGTCTGCAGGCTTCGTCACTGCAACCTACCGATCTCGCCGGTCTCTACTACTCCGGCAATCTTGAGACCGGTGGCATCGGCCTGCCACCGCGGCTCAGCGTGGTCGCCGGTGACGCGGCCAGCGAGAACGGCCCGACCGACGGGTCTTTTGTCATCACCAGGGAAGGGGACCTCGATAGCGACCTGACCGCGATCCTCCAACTCACCGGCAATGCGACCAACGGGACGGACTACCAGTTCGTGCCCGGAACCTTGGTGCTGCCCGCCGGTGCAGCTTCGGTGGAGTTGGTCATCCGCCCATACGTCGACTCCAGCGTCGAGTTCAACGAAGTCGTGCATCTCTCGATTTTGTCATCGACGGATTACCTGCTCGATACGGCATCGTCCGCGCAGATCACGATCGAGGATCTCAAACCACAACTCAGCCTCGAAGTGCTTGAGCCGCTTGCGAGCGTCGAGGACGGCACCCCCGGTGCCATCCTGATGCGCCGGGCCGGGCTGACCTCCCCCGAGGTGTTCGTCCAGTTCACGCTCACGGGCTCTGCGGTCAATGGAGTCGATTACAACTACGTCACCCCCTACGTCACGCTCTCTCCGGGGCAGACGACCAAGTTCATCCAGTTCACTCCGAAGCCAACCGTCGATTTCGGCGCTGCCGAAGGCAAAACGATCCGGATGTCGCTCAAGCCGGATGTCGCCTACGCGATGCCGGTGCCGATGGCGAGTGTCAGGATCGTTCCGCGTCGCCTGACCTACGCCGCATGGCTTGCCGAGAACGGCCTGACCGATGGTCCGGTGGAGGGGATGCCGTTGGTATCGCGCTATGCCTTCGCTCTCGACCCGCTTCTTGCCAATGACCCCGCGGCGCTCGCCCGGATGCCGAAGCCCGAGCTCAGCGATGACCACCTGACCATCAGCTTCCGCCGCAAGCCCGGCATCAGCGACTATCGCTACGAGGTCGAGTACACCAATGACTTCGTGACGTGGAACACCGGCCCCGACTTCGTCGAGGACATCACCGCACAAGCCGCGCCCGATGACGCGGGTGCTGCGGTCTACCGAGCCAAGCGGCCGATTTCCGACGCCGAGCGCGCCATGATGCGTGTCCGCCTTGTTCCCGGTTCTCCGACCAACTGA
- a CDS encoding peptidylprolyl isomerase: MIRHSHRLFLIAAATALVTQCEKPSTNTGAPAPEGVLATVAGEPITEADLLAEAEWRHANRERVPSATELLDEMIHRRAMLAKARSEGLDEDPATRRRMESILIARLRERDLEKAVANAEITEEELRQAYEAKSGELTRKGQDRFAILFLEASDKSSDERRAEVRARIDEGIAKSDADPAPGGRGPAAMGFGAVAVDYSDDQTTRYRGGDLGWIPEGQESARVPAEVLETGRKLSKGERSEVIETPLGFYVIMKTDARPGGMPAFDQVSPRLHQELLVEKRRGIERAFVESAVSEADVTIDEAALKEVQLPSRPTPQKPASTGPDTLPQPSASR, translated from the coding sequence ATGATTCGCCATTCCCATCGCCTGTTCCTGATCGCCGCCGCGACCGCACTGGTGACCCAGTGTGAGAAGCCGTCGACGAATACGGGGGCGCCCGCTCCCGAGGGGGTTCTGGCGACGGTGGCGGGTGAACCGATCACCGAGGCGGATTTGCTGGCCGAGGCCGAATGGCGGCATGCGAACCGCGAGCGCGTGCCCTCTGCCACCGAGTTGCTCGACGAGATGATCCACCGCCGCGCGATGCTGGCCAAGGCGCGCAGCGAGGGTCTCGATGAGGATCCGGCGACGCGGCGCAGGATGGAGAGCATCTTGATCGCCCGCCTTCGGGAACGCGACCTCGAGAAGGCGGTGGCGAATGCCGAGATCACCGAGGAGGAACTCCGCCAAGCGTACGAAGCGAAGTCCGGCGAGCTCACCCGCAAGGGTCAGGACCGGTTCGCGATCCTTTTCCTCGAAGCCTCCGACAAGAGTTCGGACGAGCGCCGCGCCGAAGTGCGGGCGAGGATCGATGAAGGCATCGCGAAGAGCGACGCCGACCCGGCGCCCGGTGGTCGCGGCCCGGCCGCGATGGGATTCGGTGCGGTGGCGGTCGACTACTCCGACGATCAGACCACGCGCTACCGGGGAGGTGATCTCGGATGGATCCCGGAGGGTCAGGAGTCGGCCCGGGTCCCTGCCGAAGTGCTGGAGACCGGGCGAAAACTTTCCAAGGGCGAGCGCAGTGAGGTGATCGAGACCCCGCTCGGCTTCTACGTTATCATGAAGACTGACGCCCGGCCCGGGGGCATGCCTGCCTTCGATCAGGTGTCGCCCCGGCTGCACCAGGAACTGCTGGTCGAGAAGCGTCGCGGCATCGAGCGGGCTTTTGTCGAGTCCGCCGTGTCCGAAGCTGATGTGACGATCGACGAAGCGGCCCTGAAGGAAGTCCAGCTGCCTTCCCGTCCAACCCCTCAGAAGCCGGCCTCGACCGGCCCCGACACTTTGCCCCAACCCTCCGCCTCCCGCTGA